One region of Budorcas taxicolor isolate Tak-1 chromosome 3, Takin1.1, whole genome shotgun sequence genomic DNA includes:
- the PHF11 gene encoding LOW QUALITY PROTEIN: PHD finger protein 11 (The sequence of the model RefSeq protein was modified relative to this genomic sequence to represent the inferred CDS: inserted 6 bases in 4 codons): MTKYLGVTLFKETEQLGGTNNLRLPKAGPETCEPRLLWTLRMVTSIFTQSQDNGPQIDSVLHFYFPRREQSDWHMVDAQYEFMDTVPLPTSVFQVAERLQKRICALCPTDLKCSVLYLXQSENIAAHENCLLYSLAVVESEDHDPYNNDRNFDVESVKKEIKRGRKLKCMLCKKAGATVGCDLKSCFKNYHXFCAKNDHTVLQADGLKGIYXVFCQQHADPQNDLPSVKPLSAYFSGVKTKRGRRKPLSTGNPGNRQXPPQRMALKKEVDGRHTGATVNAAFLKKCKEAGLLDALLEEILDKLHLIQERLMDETTSESDCEEIRTSLFDWRLFEDTLANFQAATENQIRQSEERWWQLMEEIELLQDLSLVLPASVKFHFRFFSVFLRRTIS, translated from the exons ATGACAAAGTACCTGGGAGTTACTCTTTTCAAGGAGACAGAGCAGCTAGGGGGAACCAACAACCTCAGGCTTCCAAAAGCAGGGCCAGAAACATGTGAG CCACGGCTGCTGTGGACTCTGCGCATGGTGACCTCCATCTTTACTCAGAGCCAGGACAATGGACCTCAG ATAGACTCGGTCCTCCATTTCTATTTTCCCAGAAGAGAGCAGAGTGACTGGCACATGGTTGATGCTCAGTACGAGTTTATG GACACGGTCCCGCTCCCAACCAGTGTCTTCCAGGTTGCAGAAAGATTGCAGAAAAGAATATGTGCACTGTGCCCCACAGACCTCAAGTGTAGTGTCCTGTACTT GCAGTCAGAGAATATAGCTGCTCATGAAAACTGTTTGCTGTATTCCTTGGCAGTTGTGGAAAGTGAGGACCATGACCCGTATAATAATGATAGAAATTTTGATGTGGAAtcagtaaagaaagaaatcaagagagGAAGGAAGTTGAAATGCATGCTTTGTAAGAAAGCAGGAGCCACGGTGGGATGTGACTTAAAATCCTGTTTCAAGAATTACC TTTTCTGTGCCAAGAATGACCACACAGTTCTACAAGCTGATGGACTTAAAGGAATTTA AGTGTTTTGCCAACAACATGCTGACCCTCAAAATGATCTACCATCAGTAAAGCCTTTGTCTG CCTACTTTTCAGGAGTGAAAacaaaaagaggaaggagaaaacctCTCTCAACAGGCAATCCTGGCAACAGGC TCCCACCTCAAAGAAtggccctgaagaaggaagtggacGGCAGACACACAGGCGCAACTGTGAATGCTGCTTTTCTTAAGAAATGTAAAGAAGCAGGGCTTCTTGACGCTTTACTTGAAGAAATATTAGACAAACTTCATTTGATTCAGGAAAGACTCATGGATGAGACTACTTCAGAatcagactgtgaagaaatcaGGACTTCACTTTTTGACTGGAGATTGTTTGAAGACACACTTGCAAATTTTCAAGCAGCAACTGAGAATCAAATTCGTCAATCTGAAGAGAGGTGGTGGCAGCTGATGGAAGAGATTGAGCTACTCCAGGACTTAAGCCTTGTACTCCCAGCATCCGTCAAGTTCCACTTCAGATTCTTCTCTGTCTTCTTAAGAAGGACCATTTCCTAA